One genomic window of Trichlorobacter lovleyi includes the following:
- a CDS encoding DUF5714 domain-containing protein: MTFDPPRWTRFQLDTTAVWLCPDRPAWFVPTAHGDRLLQQMPAADTASHDLATTTFLQRLPDPPANSYQGRQTLLGTVPQLRELWLHITDRCNLSCSHCLFSSGPDQGRQLSLQQLIQHVDDAADQGCRLFALTGGEPLVHPDFAELINHILAIPDSRIAVLTNGLSVSDKLAADWSRQRIHLQISLDGRPEHHDQLRGSGSFIRLEQQLCWLREQGWRYTLSCCVTKENARDLTWLVDYAADQGATALHLMWHFIRGRGSADQHLQPTELLQPVLNALQQAEQRGITIDNIENLKAQIFSAPGTIHDGSSAGWEAAAIGPDNQLYPSAATIDLTELATPLDQGLLQAWQQSPVLARIRQTSVAGLADPWRFLLGGGDLDHCYHHDGSFVGTDPYQPLFEQLSLQLIKQAADRLPEAAHPGLRLKMGELLVSCGSHGPVALCHTNCLLALEPPADSRSRVGNYYAEAVGDKRLEILNPVHYDENMMHHIPAAYRFRGYGCGSPVLDADLKPGEQMVDLGCGSGVECFIAARLVGKDGMVTGIDMLEPMLDLAQKGAVEVQEHLGYNNLQFLKGFLESLPVADSSQDLVVSNCVLNLSADKRSTFSEIMRILKPGGRLVAADVVCETEPDAAILNDETLRGECISGALTQKDLLGILDETGFTGFSVIKRLPYRVVNNHPFFSLTFCVRKPENSSESVLILYPGPAAGLLTASGVWLRPGQVSRIPRQDADLLGSQVWHLDSHGFVTNVLIEPGANCCLPPEGRNSAPTAQQNFDSGCLVCGAPLVYHPVEQQTACHFCGKTRSANASCEQGHFVCDSCHTGDTLSLIEHLCAAGNTSDPIRLMRDICQHPAIPLHGPQYHALVPGVLLAGLRNAGHPVTPEQLHAAIQRGAGVSGGSCGFMGICGAATGIGIAFSVLLEATPLKAASRQTVQQIVQQVLAEIAEYEAARCCQRDCWTALRTGMRLAAELWALNMPEVTPFACTQMARNHECLGLDCPLWP; the protein is encoded by the coding sequence ATGACCTTTGATCCACCCCGTTGGACACGTTTCCAGCTTGATACCACTGCTGTCTGGCTATGCCCTGATCGTCCCGCCTGGTTTGTCCCCACCGCACATGGTGACCGGTTGCTGCAGCAGATGCCGGCCGCCGACACGGCCAGTCATGATCTTGCAACCACAACCTTCCTGCAACGGCTGCCCGATCCGCCTGCAAACAGCTACCAGGGCCGCCAGACGCTGCTGGGTACTGTACCGCAGCTACGGGAACTCTGGCTGCATATCACGGATCGCTGCAACCTGTCCTGCAGCCACTGCCTGTTCAGTTCCGGCCCGGACCAGGGGCGCCAACTCTCTCTGCAACAGCTGATACAGCATGTCGATGATGCAGCAGACCAGGGATGCCGCCTGTTTGCCCTGACCGGCGGAGAACCGCTGGTGCATCCTGATTTTGCAGAGCTGATCAACCATATCCTGGCCATACCGGACAGCCGGATTGCCGTTCTGACCAATGGTCTGTCTGTGTCTGACAAACTGGCGGCTGACTGGTCCAGGCAGCGGATTCACCTGCAGATCAGCCTTGACGGCAGGCCGGAGCACCATGATCAACTACGGGGAAGTGGCAGTTTTATCCGCCTGGAACAGCAGCTTTGCTGGCTGCGTGAGCAGGGCTGGCGCTATACCCTGAGTTGTTGCGTCACCAAGGAAAATGCCCGCGACTTGACCTGGCTGGTTGACTATGCTGCGGACCAAGGGGCTACCGCACTGCACCTGATGTGGCACTTTATCCGTGGCCGGGGCAGCGCTGACCAGCATCTGCAGCCGACGGAACTGCTGCAGCCGGTGCTGAATGCCCTGCAACAGGCAGAACAACGGGGCATCACCATCGACAACATCGAAAACCTGAAAGCCCAGATCTTCTCAGCACCGGGCACGATCCACGATGGCTCCAGTGCAGGCTGGGAGGCAGCGGCCATCGGCCCGGACAATCAACTCTACCCCTCAGCAGCCACCATCGACCTTACTGAGCTGGCGACCCCACTGGATCAGGGACTTTTGCAGGCCTGGCAGCAAAGCCCCGTACTGGCCCGGATCAGGCAGACCAGTGTAGCCGGCCTTGCCGATCCCTGGCGCTTTCTGCTGGGTGGCGGTGACCTTGATCATTGCTACCATCATGATGGCAGCTTTGTCGGTACAGATCCCTACCAGCCCCTGTTTGAACAGCTATCTCTGCAGCTGATCAAACAGGCGGCAGACCGGCTGCCTGAAGCTGCGCACCCCGGACTGCGTCTCAAGATGGGAGAACTGCTGGTCAGCTGCGGCAGTCACGGCCCGGTGGCGCTCTGCCACACCAATTGTTTACTGGCGCTGGAACCTCCTGCCGACAGTCGCAGCCGGGTGGGCAACTACTACGCCGAGGCTGTTGGAGACAAGCGGCTGGAGATCCTGAATCCAGTTCATTACGATGAAAACATGATGCACCACATCCCGGCTGCTTACCGCTTCAGGGGGTATGGCTGCGGCAGTCCGGTGCTGGATGCCGACCTCAAACCTGGTGAGCAGATGGTTGATCTGGGCTGCGGCAGCGGTGTGGAATGTTTTATTGCTGCCCGGCTGGTGGGGAAAGACGGCATGGTGACCGGCATTGACATGCTGGAGCCGATGTTGGATCTGGCCCAAAAGGGCGCAGTTGAAGTACAAGAGCACCTTGGCTATAACAACCTGCAGTTTTTAAAGGGTTTTCTCGAATCACTTCCTGTTGCTGACAGCTCGCAGGACCTGGTGGTTTCCAACTGCGTGCTGAACCTGTCTGCTGACAAGCGCAGCACCTTCAGCGAGATCATGCGCATCCTGAAGCCGGGCGGCAGGCTGGTGGCGGCTGATGTGGTCTGCGAGACCGAACCCGATGCAGCGATCCTGAATGATGAAACCCTGCGGGGTGAATGCATCAGCGGTGCCCTGACCCAGAAAGACCTGCTGGGTATCCTGGACGAAACCGGTTTCACCGGTTTCAGTGTGATCAAGCGCCTGCCCTACCGGGTGGTAAATAACCATCCGTTCTTCTCACTGACCTTTTGCGTGCGGAAGCCGGAAAACAGTTCTGAAAGCGTACTGATCCTCTACCCCGGCCCTGCAGCAGGCCTGTTGACCGCCTCCGGTGTCTGGTTGCGGCCAGGGCAGGTCAGTCGAATCCCCAGACAGGATGCTGATCTGCTGGGTTCCCAGGTCTGGCATCTGGACAGCCACGGCTTTGTTACCAATGTGCTGATTGAGCCCGGCGCCAACTGCTGCCTTCCACCCGAAGGCAGGAACAGTGCGCCGACAGCCCAACAAAACTTCGATAGCGGCTGTCTGGTCTGCGGTGCCCCCTTGGTCTACCATCCGGTCGAACAACAGACCGCCTGCCATTTCTGTGGCAAGACACGGTCAGCCAACGCCAGCTGCGAGCAGGGGCACTTTGTCTGCGACAGCTGCCATACCGGCGATACCTTAAGCCTGATTGAACACCTCTGCGCAGCCGGCAACACCTCCGACCCGATCCGGCTTATGAGGGATATCTGCCAGCACCCGGCAATACCGCTGCATGGCCCCCAATATCATGCCCTGGTGCCTGGTGTCTTATTGGCCGGCCTGCGGAATGCCGGGCACCCGGTTACCCCAGAGCAGCTGCATGCCGCTATCCAGCGTGGCGCCGGGGTCAGTGGCGGCAGTTGTGGTTTCATGGGGATCTGCGGTGCTGCAACCGGCATTGGTATCGCCTTCAGTGTGCTGTTGGAGGCAACGCCGCTCAAGGCGGCCAGCCGCCAGACCGTGCAACAGATTGTGCAGCAGGTTCTGGCCGAGATAGCGGAATATGAGGCCGCCCGGTGCTGTCAACGCGACTGCTGGACTGCCCTGCGTACCGGGATGCGGCTTGCTGCAGAGCTATGGGCACTGAACATGCCGGAGGTGACGCCGTTTGCCTGTACCCAGATGGCCCGTAACCATGAATGCCTGGGATTGGACTGCCCCCTCTGGCCATAG
- a CDS encoding diguanylate cyclase domain-containing protein, with protein MNPQQTDLPLILLVDDSPSNLHLLVAALKDDYRIKTAVSGQAALELAAREDRPELILLDMMMPEMNGIEVLRRLRDNPDTAGIPVIFVTADNSEQSQLIGLELGADDYLTKPVVTALLRIRVRNLLQRKRIERELRLASHVFNYSGEAIMITDRSNRIIEINSAFTRQTGYPLEEIKGQDPKILSSGRTNPEEYRDMWQSLHDQGFWQGELWDRRKDGSVYPKLLTISTVRNPKGQVDFYIGSFTDISRQKSVEAEILHVANHDYLTGLPNRMYVQVVLEQTIALARREHTELAVMFIDLDRFKNINDTFGHAVGDGLLIQVAARLKQSVRESDLVARLGGDEFVVVMTSHLTVNGEITVAQKILENLSLPYQVGELTLRSTPSIGISRYPFDALSVEELMKHADMAMYQVKQSGRGQYRFFKPPQAAGNPQQPA; from the coding sequence ATGAATCCGCAACAGACAGATCTGCCCCTGATACTGCTGGTTGATGACAGCCCCTCCAACCTGCACCTGCTGGTGGCGGCGTTAAAGGATGATTACCGGATCAAAACCGCTGTCAGCGGCCAGGCCGCTCTAGAGCTGGCAGCCCGTGAAGACCGTCCTGAGCTGATACTGCTGGATATGATGATGCCGGAGATGAACGGGATTGAGGTACTACGCAGGCTGCGCGACAATCCTGACACTGCCGGCATTCCTGTTATCTTTGTCACTGCCGACAACTCTGAGCAAAGCCAGTTAATCGGATTGGAGCTGGGAGCCGACGATTACCTCACCAAACCGGTGGTCACGGCCCTGCTCAGGATACGGGTCCGTAATCTTCTGCAGCGCAAACGGATTGAACGGGAACTGCGCCTCGCCAGCCATGTCTTCAACTACAGTGGTGAAGCGATCATGATCACTGACCGCTCCAACCGGATCATTGAGATTAACAGCGCCTTTACCCGGCAGACCGGATATCCGCTGGAGGAGATAAAGGGACAGGATCCTAAAATACTGTCCTCCGGCCGCACCAATCCGGAAGAATATCGGGACATGTGGCAGAGTCTTCATGATCAGGGGTTCTGGCAGGGAGAACTGTGGGACCGCCGGAAAGACGGGAGCGTGTACCCCAAACTGCTGACCATCTCGACCGTCCGGAACCCCAAGGGGCAGGTTGATTTCTATATCGGCAGTTTCACGGACATCTCCCGCCAGAAGAGCGTAGAGGCTGAAATCCTCCATGTTGCCAATCACGACTACCTGACCGGCCTGCCCAACAGGATGTATGTACAGGTGGTACTGGAGCAGACCATAGCCCTGGCACGCCGGGAACATACTGAACTTGCCGTGATGTTTATTGATCTTGACCGTTTCAAGAACATCAATGACACCTTCGGGCATGCTGTGGGTGATGGGCTTTTGATACAGGTTGCGGCACGGCTTAAGCAGAGCGTGCGGGAAAGTGATCTGGTGGCCCGGCTTGGCGGAGATGAGTTTGTGGTGGTGATGACCAGTCACCTGACTGTTAACGGTGAGATTACCGTGGCACAAAAAATCCTGGAAAACCTGTCACTACCCTATCAGGTCGGTGAACTGACCCTGCGCAGCACCCCCAGCATCGGTATCAGCCGCTATCCTTTTGATGCACTGTCAGTCGAGGAGCTTATGAAGCATGCGGATATGGCCATGTATCAGGTCAAACAGTCCGGCAGAGGACAGTACCGTTTTTTTAAACCGCCACAAGCAGCCGGCAATCCTCAACAACCCGCATGA
- a CDS encoding PAS domain S-box protein, whose product MNSTAFTKGQPRHWAIFSLGVIVLGLVLFLYLFREHERAGIREQEQLLQKAEIISKNTVWNLESLNKLLLRLQKDPALLANDPGYKQRFEDLTNAMPGVRTIVRLDARGITRLSSRAELLEKDFSDREYFRIPQQHAGEDLLYVSPPFRTALNSYVINLSRTLYNPDGSFAGVIAASLNPDYFSTLLLSVLYAPDMRSALAHGDGLLFLMEPGHKEFIGKNLAVPGSFFSRHRASGKLQTVHTGIVYATGRNQMMAQITIRPVTLKMNKPLVVAVSRDLEVVYADWRNEVTILGSLFLLGVVAAGFTLHFFHTRHEEFSKQKAASDESIHKLSEELDRFFSMALDMLCIADLEGHFKRLNRSWEETLGYTLEELTGKQFLDFVHPDDIPATLAALSDLDANKQILNFINRYRCKDGSYRWIEWRSAPCANLIYAAARDITKHKNAEAALEESERFMRVLTDIIPGMVGYWDKDLHNRFANIAYLEWFGKTADQMRGIHIRELMGDELFAKNEPYIKAALNGELQRFERSLTKADGSIGYTWAHYIPDIAAGQTRGFFVLVSDITELKLTQLQLEQRTAEAEAANRAKSEFLANMSHEIRTPMNAILGLTRLVLETELDPRQRDFLLKVYSASQALMEILNDILDYSKIEAGRIEIEQLPVSVEEVIRNTIELFRAKIEEKGLATTVELPPSLPAVLQGDPMRLSQVLNNLVGNAVKFTESGEIHIKVEQLQEDSRTVLLCFSVQDTGIGLDKGETDRLFQAFTQADNTISRKYGGTGLGLTICQRLVGLMGGSISVASQKGVGSTFSFVLQMRKVPPGTQARKLHSTAEDNRDRPDSLTASLMHQRKLELDRLRVLLVEDNRINQEVAAEMLQQYGAEVTLAEHGAAALELITHPCFDVVLMDLHMPVMDGFEATRKIRERYDSATLPVIAMTAAVMQEDRERCAAAGMVDFVAKPFNPVELLTVLKRFQKAAPPSLLQHDTEVTPPELNGSATDMPEFDSVTALRRLGDHSLLLNKLLLAFVEEHGRSADELKALLAEGKTADARKLAHNIKGVSGSIGAVQLMKAAAALEQQLRSDARQADMELFTHELELSLSAIKRYLLTQEQVATGPASDHRAADHGQLLPLLQELTTYLREQELVPEQLLQQIVTLSAATDHPLLTILLRQLDRFDHAGALESVQQLIAGLTDQPRPQ is encoded by the coding sequence ATGAACAGTACCGCTTTTACCAAAGGGCAGCCCCGCCACTGGGCCATCTTCAGTCTTGGCGTCATCGTACTTGGTCTGGTGCTGTTTCTGTATCTGTTCAGGGAACATGAACGGGCAGGGATACGCGAGCAGGAACAACTTCTGCAGAAGGCGGAGATCATCAGTAAAAACACGGTCTGGAACCTGGAGTCGTTGAACAAACTGCTGCTCAGACTCCAAAAAGACCCTGCCCTGCTGGCAAACGACCCTGGCTACAAGCAACGCTTTGAAGACCTGACAAACGCCATGCCCGGTGTCCGTACCATAGTGCGGCTGGATGCCCGGGGGATAACCCGCCTTTCCAGCAGGGCCGAACTACTGGAAAAGGATTTCAGTGATCGTGAATATTTCAGGATTCCGCAACAACATGCGGGAGAGGATCTGCTGTATGTCTCTCCTCCCTTCAGGACAGCCCTGAACAGCTACGTTATCAACCTGAGCAGGACACTGTACAACCCTGACGGCAGCTTTGCCGGCGTCATCGCAGCCTCCCTTAACCCGGATTACTTCAGCACCCTGCTTTTATCCGTTTTGTACGCGCCGGACATGCGTTCTGCACTAGCCCACGGGGATGGCCTGCTGTTCCTCATGGAACCCGGCCACAAGGAGTTCATCGGCAAAAACCTTGCCGTGCCGGGCAGTTTCTTCAGCAGGCACCGCGCCAGCGGCAAGCTGCAGACAGTGCATACCGGTATTGTCTATGCCACCGGCAGAAACCAGATGATGGCGCAAATCACCATCCGGCCCGTGACGCTGAAGATGAACAAACCGTTGGTGGTGGCGGTATCCCGGGATCTTGAGGTTGTGTATGCCGACTGGCGGAACGAAGTGACCATACTGGGATCTCTGTTTCTGCTGGGTGTGGTGGCAGCCGGTTTCACCCTGCATTTTTTCCATACACGGCATGAGGAGTTTTCAAAACAGAAGGCAGCTTCAGACGAAAGCATCCATAAACTGAGTGAAGAGCTGGATCGATTCTTCAGCATGGCCCTGGATATGCTCTGCATTGCAGATCTGGAAGGTCACTTCAAACGGCTGAACCGTTCCTGGGAAGAAACCCTCGGCTATACCCTGGAGGAGTTGACCGGGAAGCAGTTCCTTGACTTTGTCCATCCAGATGACATCCCGGCCACCCTGGCAGCGCTGTCTGATCTGGATGCAAACAAACAGATTCTCAATTTCATCAACCGCTACCGTTGCAAGGATGGCTCCTACCGCTGGATTGAATGGCGCTCGGCCCCCTGCGCCAACCTGATTTACGCTGCCGCACGGGATATCACGAAACATAAGAATGCTGAGGCGGCGCTTGAAGAGAGTGAACGGTTCATGCGGGTATTGACCGATATCATCCCCGGCATGGTGGGTTACTGGGACAAGGACCTGCATAACCGTTTTGCCAACATCGCCTATCTGGAGTGGTTTGGGAAAACAGCTGACCAGATGCGCGGCATTCATATCCGCGAGCTGATGGGTGACGAACTGTTTGCTAAAAATGAACCCTATATCAAGGCAGCACTGAACGGCGAGCTGCAGCGGTTTGAACGCTCCCTCACCAAGGCCGACGGCAGCATCGGTTATACCTGGGCCCACTATATACCTGACATCGCCGCTGGGCAGACCAGAGGCTTCTTTGTGCTGGTCTCGGATATTACTGAGTTAAAACTGACCCAACTGCAACTGGAGCAACGTACGGCAGAGGCCGAGGCTGCCAACCGGGCCAAATCAGAATTTCTGGCCAACATGAGTCATGAGATCCGTACCCCGATGAACGCCATTCTGGGGTTGACCAGGCTGGTACTTGAGACGGAACTCGATCCGCGCCAGAGAGACTTTCTGCTCAAGGTCTACAGTGCATCTCAGGCCTTGATGGAAATTCTCAATGATATTCTTGACTATTCAAAAATTGAAGCCGGCCGTATTGAAATAGAACAGTTACCGGTCTCCGTTGAAGAGGTTATCAGGAATACCATAGAACTCTTCAGGGCAAAGATTGAAGAGAAAGGGCTTGCCACCACGGTAGAACTGCCTCCCTCCCTCCCTGCCGTGCTTCAGGGGGATCCGATGCGCCTGTCACAGGTACTCAACAACCTGGTGGGAAATGCCGTCAAGTTTACCGAGAGCGGAGAGATCCATATCAAGGTTGAACAGTTGCAGGAAGACAGCAGAACGGTCTTGCTCTGTTTTTCCGTACAGGATACCGGTATCGGCCTTGACAAGGGTGAAACAGACCGGCTGTTCCAGGCCTTTACCCAGGCTGACAACACCATCAGCCGCAAATACGGCGGCACCGGCCTGGGGTTGACTATCTGCCAAAGACTGGTGGGACTGATGGGCGGTTCCATCAGCGTCGCAAGCCAAAAGGGAGTTGGCAGCACCTTCAGCTTTGTCCTTCAGATGCGTAAAGTTCCTCCGGGAACGCAGGCAAGAAAGCTGCACAGCACTGCTGAAGACAACCGGGACAGACCTGACTCTTTGACAGCATCTCTAATGCACCAGAGAAAGCTTGAACTGGACAGGCTGCGTGTCCTGCTGGTGGAAGACAACCGGATCAATCAGGAGGTGGCTGCTGAGATGCTGCAACAGTACGGCGCAGAGGTTACCCTTGCCGAGCATGGTGCTGCTGCGCTCGAGCTGATTACACATCCCTGCTTTGACGTTGTCCTGATGGACCTGCATATGCCGGTAATGGATGGATTTGAGGCCACCCGCAAAATCAGGGAACGGTATGACAGTGCTACCCTGCCGGTGATTGCCATGACCGCTGCGGTCATGCAGGAAGACCGTGAACGCTGCGCTGCAGCAGGCATGGTGGATTTTGTAGCCAAACCGTTCAACCCGGTGGAACTGCTCACCGTACTGAAACGTTTTCAAAAAGCAGCCCCCCCATCGCTACTGCAGCATGATACAGAGGTAACACCTCCTGAGCTGAACGGTTCTGCCACGGATATGCCAGAGTTTGATAGTGTCACTGCCCTGCGTCGCCTGGGCGATCACAGCCTATTGCTGAACAAGCTGTTACTGGCCTTTGTAGAGGAACACGGCCGGTCGGCAGATGAACTTAAGGCCTTGTTGGCTGAAGGTAAAACCGCTGATGCACGGAAGCTGGCCCATAACATCAAAGGTGTCTCCGGCAGCATTGGAGCTGTGCAGCTGATGAAGGCTGCTGCTGCACTGGAGCAGCAGTTGCGTTCAGATGCACGTCAGGCGGATATGGAACTGTTCACCCATGAACTGGAGCTGAGCTTGTCGGCCATCAAACGCTATCTGCTCACCCAGGAACAGGTGGCAACCGGCCCTGCCAGCGATCATAGAGCAGCTGACCATGGGCAGCTGCTCCCCTTGCTACAGGAACTGACCACCTACCTGCGCGAACAGGAACTTGTCCCTGAACAGCTGCTACAGCAGATCGTAACGTTATCCGCCGCTACAGACCACCCGTTACTCACAATTCTACTGCGGCAGCTGGATCGCTTTGACCATGCCGGTGCGCTTGAGAGCGTGCAACAGCTCATTGCCGGGCTGACAGACCAGCCCCGGCCACAATGA
- a CDS encoding TIGR04283 family arsenosugar biosynthesis glycosyltransferase: MKISVIIPVLHEQAQINGIISHLRSIDPDVEIIVADGDPGGSTIAVIADGTVFRLGSSIKGRGNQLAAGAVTASGDILVMLHADTFLPPHAFSSILAAINRGADWGAFRLGIDATSPPYRLIERFVDLRCMLFELPYGDQAIFVSRAALQDIGGIPAIPLMEDVALARKLRQAGFRFTLLPERVRTSPRRWQQDGIVRRTLHNWLLLLRYLSGADPQKLANQYRAN; encoded by the coding sequence ATGAAGATTTCAGTTATCATTCCGGTACTGCATGAGCAGGCACAGATCAACGGGATCATCAGCCACCTGCGTTCCATTGATCCTGATGTTGAAATTATCGTTGCTGACGGCGATCCAGGCGGCTCAACCATTGCGGTTATTGCTGATGGCACAGTGTTCCGGCTTGGCTCATCCATCAAAGGCCGTGGTAATCAGTTGGCTGCAGGAGCCGTCACTGCCAGCGGCGATATCCTGGTGATGCTGCATGCCGACACCTTTTTGCCCCCCCATGCCTTCAGCTCCATCCTTGCCGCGATCAACCGCGGGGCTGACTGGGGTGCCTTCCGGCTGGGGATTGATGCAACATCCCCCCCCTATCGCCTGATTGAACGATTTGTTGACCTGCGTTGCATGCTGTTCGAGCTTCCCTATGGTGATCAGGCCATCTTTGTCAGCAGGGCAGCTTTACAGGATATCGGTGGAATCCCCGCCATTCCACTGATGGAGGATGTGGCGTTGGCCCGCAAACTCCGGCAAGCCGGATTCAGGTTTACCCTGTTGCCTGAACGGGTCCGCACCTCCCCCCGCCGCTGGCAGCAGGATGGGATTGTCCGCCGTACCCTGCATAACTGGCTATTGCTATTGCGTTATCTATCCGGGGCTGACCCCCAAAAACTGGCCAATCAATACCGGGCAAATTGA
- a CDS encoding TIGR04282 family arsenosugar biosynthesis glycosyltransferase — translation MLQTVALFVKPPIPGRVKTRLARAIGADEACTIYRTLADRTIQQVQASGTPLALFFDGSDPTLLPSAWQQASQLCLPQEGADLGERMAAAFSRLFAEGNQQVVLIGSDIPGLDANYLQAAFSALQQHDVVIGPTEDGGYCLIGCHSNLFSPRFFQGIQWSTEFVFGQTCHACTQLNLDVCCLPPLRDIDTLDDLKAVLS, via the coding sequence ATGCTCCAAACCGTAGCCCTGTTCGTCAAACCGCCTATCCCCGGCCGGGTTAAGACCCGCCTGGCCAGGGCTATCGGTGCAGATGAAGCCTGCACTATCTACCGCACTCTGGCTGATCGCACGATTCAGCAGGTACAGGCCAGCGGTACGCCACTGGCCTTGTTCTTTGACGGCTCTGATCCAACTCTGTTGCCGTCTGCATGGCAGCAGGCATCACAGCTCTGCCTGCCTCAAGAGGGGGCTGATCTTGGTGAGCGGATGGCCGCTGCCTTTAGCAGACTGTTTGCCGAAGGCAACCAACAGGTTGTCCTGATCGGCAGCGATATTCCCGGCCTGGATGCCAACTACCTGCAGGCTGCATTCAGCGCCTTGCAACAGCATGATGTAGTAATCGGCCCAACAGAGGATGGCGGCTACTGCCTGATCGGCTGTCACAGCAACTTATTCTCCCCCCGGTTCTTTCAGGGTATACAATGGAGTACCGAGTTCGTGTTTGGGCAGACCTGTCACGCCTGCACCCAGTTAAACCTGGATGTCTGTTGTCTGCCGCCACTCAGGGATATAGACACCCTAGATGATCTGAAAGCAGTACTCAGTTAG
- a CDS encoding NADH:flavin oxidoreductase/NADH oxidase, with amino-acid sequence MNHLFSPFRMRSLSARNRIFMSPMCQYSSAHGIPTDWHLVHYGSRAAGGAGLIMVEATAVCPEGRISPLDCGLWNSDQASAFIPITRFIKEQGAIPALQLAHAGRKASTRPPCHGSGPLAGSEGSWQTVAPSPLAFAPDYTVPKELTDADLQKIESDFVAAALRAASAGFEVVEVHMAHGYLLHQFLSPITNQRTDRYGGCLENRLRFPLQIAQAVRQAWPADLPVFVRISATDWVDNGWDLEQSLELCKQLQLIGIDLIDCSTGGLVPDAVIPAAPGFQTGFATAIKQRLGIATGAVGLITSPIQAEQIVATGLADTVFLGRELLRNPSWPLSAAQQLKTEASWPVQYLRAA; translated from the coding sequence ATGAACCACCTTTTTTCTCCTTTCCGGATGCGTAGCCTTTCAGCCAGAAACCGTATCTTCATGTCCCCCATGTGCCAATACTCAAGTGCCCACGGCATTCCCACGGACTGGCATCTGGTACACTATGGCAGCAGGGCTGCCGGTGGCGCAGGACTCATCATGGTGGAAGCTACGGCTGTGTGCCCCGAAGGCAGAATCAGCCCCCTTGATTGCGGTCTCTGGAACAGTGATCAAGCCAGCGCCTTTATCCCCATAACCCGCTTTATCAAAGAGCAGGGTGCCATTCCAGCATTACAACTTGCCCATGCCGGACGGAAAGCATCCACCCGCCCCCCCTGCCATGGCAGTGGCCCACTCGCTGGCTCCGAAGGCAGCTGGCAAACGGTGGCTCCCAGTCCGCTTGCGTTTGCACCTGATTATACCGTGCCCAAAGAACTGACTGATGCTGATCTGCAAAAAATAGAATCTGACTTTGTTGCTGCAGCTCTGCGGGCTGCATCAGCCGGTTTTGAGGTTGTAGAGGTGCATATGGCCCACGGCTATCTGTTACACCAGTTTCTGTCGCCGATCACCAATCAACGCACAGACAGGTATGGCGGCTGCCTTGAAAACCGGCTGCGCTTTCCGTTACAGATTGCACAGGCAGTCAGACAGGCCTGGCCTGCCGACCTGCCGGTTTTTGTCAGGATATCGGCAACAGACTGGGTTGATAACGGCTGGGATCTTGAACAATCACTTGAACTCTGCAAACAGTTGCAGCTGATCGGCATTGACCTGATTGACTGTTCCACTGGCGGGCTGGTGCCTGATGCTGTCATTCCGGCAGCGCCAGGATTTCAAACCGGCTTTGCCACAGCCATTAAGCAGCGGCTTGGCATTGCCACAGGAGCGGTGGGGTTGATTACATCGCCGATACAGGCTGAACAGATTGTTGCCACTGGTCTTGCCGACACTGTTTTTCTGGGTCGTGAACTGCTGCGAAATCCTTCCTGGCCGCTTTCTGCTGCCCAGCAGCTCAAGACAGAAGCGTCCTGGCCTGTGCAGTATCTCCGGGCGGCTTAA
- a CDS encoding MarR family winged helix-turn-helix transcriptional regulator, with the protein MNAKKPAIQQSLACYTKLMRAAESVTARTSRHMAAANLTISQFGVLEALLHKGPLCQRDIAAKILRSTGNITMVIDNLEKRDLVRRERHRHDRRYLNIHLTDNGEQLIKEVYATVEAAIVAEMNVLSDTEQQLLGGLCKKLGLGKATT; encoded by the coding sequence ATGAATGCAAAGAAGCCAGCCATACAACAGAGTTTAGCCTGCTATACCAAGCTGATGCGCGCTGCGGAATCGGTAACAGCACGTACCAGTCGCCATATGGCAGCCGCAAATCTGACCATAAGCCAGTTTGGTGTGCTTGAGGCATTGTTGCATAAAGGGCCACTCTGTCAGCGGGATATTGCGGCAAAAATCCTGCGAAGCACCGGCAATATCACCATGGTGATTGATAATCTGGAAAAACGGGATCTGGTTCGCAGGGAGCGGCACCGGCATGACCGCCGCTACCTGAACATTCATCTGACAGACAATGGGGAGCAGCTCATCAAGGAGGTTTATGCCACTGTTGAAGCGGCAATAGTTGCTGAAATGAACGTACTTTCCGATACTGAGCAGCAGCTGTTAGGAGGATTGTGCAAGAAACTTGGGCTAGGTAAAGCAACCACGTAA